The DNA region CCCATCTCCAAATTTTCGCAATATAGTACCCAATATTATCTGATAATCCATAAGCTAAAAAACCGATAATTATAGCCGTAACAATGCTGATTACAATAGGAATAAAAAAATATTTCCATAGTTTTAGTTTGGAGATTAATCCGAAAGATTTGGTATAAGCTTGAATACTTTTAAAAACATTCTTAATCATGTATGAAGTAACTATTTTACAAAATCAATGGTCAAGTTTTTCAATATAGACTAAATTATTACTATTCTTTTTAATCTCCTCAGTTGAATACACGAGTTTGGCGTCTGCCACTTTTTCAATTAAAACATCAATAAATTGCTGTGTCTCTCTTTCATCATTTTGAATAAATATTTTTCTACCAACATGATTATTGTGCGAGTCCATTTCTCTTTCTAACGGCTCATTTGGCGAAAATTCTTCGTGCCAATCAGTTATTTTTTGGGCAAAGCGAATAGCCTTTCTTGTATTTCCTCTCCATCTTGAGCATTTTTTTGCAATTAAAATATTCCAGAGTGCATGTCTAAAAGCATTGGTAACATTATTTTTATGATGTAGTTTCCCATATAATTGGTCAGAAACTTTTACTGTTTGATAGGTTGCCAATAGAGTTGGAATAAAGTTTAATGGATGCCTAATAAATAATAGAATAAATGACCAAGCATTACCCTTATTTACTAATTTTATGAACTCTAATTTATCCATTAACTATTATATTCTTTAACAGCTTCAATGAAGGCTTTTGCATTATCTAACGGAATGTTAGGTAAAATTCCATGCCCCAAATTTACAATATATTTATCTTTACCAAACTCATTTATCATCTGGTGCACCATCTTTTTTATAGTAGCTGGTGGGGACAATAATCGTGATGGATCAAAATTACCTTGAAGCGTAATTCTTCCACCAGACAAGTAACGTGCGTTTTTTGCTGTGATTGTCCAATCAACCCCTAAGGCACTTGCATTAGATTTTGCCATTTCATGTAATGCAAACCAACACCCTTTACCAAATGCAATGACCGGAGCATCATCTTTTAATGCCTCTATTATTTGATTGATATATTGCCAAGAAAACTCTTGATAATCAGTGGGTGATAACATTCCACCCCAGGAATCAAAAATTTGAACTACATCAACACCTGCCTTTACTTTTGCTTTTAAATAAGCTATTGTAGTATCTGTAATTTTTTGCAATAGTTGGTGTGCAGCTAACGGTTGTGTAAAACAAAATGCTTTTGCTTTATCAAAGTTTTTACTCCCTTGACCTTGCACCACATAGCACAAAATTGTCCATGGAGAACCCGCAAAACCGATTAATGGAATATCATTATCCAACAATTCTTTGGTCGCTTTGATTGCTTTATATACATAATCCAATTCCACATTTACATCAGGTACAATAACTTCATCAACTCCCTTTTGGTCTCTCACCGGATTTGGTAAATAGGGTCCAAAATTCGGTTTCATTTCAACCTCAATATTCATAGCCTGTGGTATTACCAAAATATCACAAAACAAAATGGCAGCATCCATGCCATATCTTCTGATGGGCTGCACTGTGATTTCACTTGCCAATTCGGGTGTACGACATCTTGTAAAAAAATCGTATTTCTCGCGAATAGCTATAAATTCCGGTAAATATCTACCCGCCTGACGCATCATCCAAACAGGTGGACGGTCAACAGTTTCACCTTTTAAGGCTCTTAAAAATAAGTCGTTTTTTATCATTATTCTGCTTGAAGACTAAAACTTATCAGGTTTTGAAAACCCACCGTTTCATTCGGTTTATTTAAAATTATTTGCCACGCTTTCCATGGCTTTATCAATTGCTTTTTCTGTTTTTAATAGATTTTTTTCGCTTAAAGCTGATGACAAAAACCATGCTTCAAATTGCGAGGGAGGTAAAAATATACCATTTTTTACCATTTCCCAGAAAAATACAGCAAATTTTTTGGTATCGGATTGTTGTGCTTCTTCAAAATTAGTTACGTTGCCTTTCTTAAAAAAAGGATTAATCATTGAACCAAAACGATTTACTTCAATATCAACGTCGTATTTTTTTGCTTTCTCTTTTAAAAAGTTCTCTATTTTTTCAGCAACCTCATCAAATTTCTGATATGGGTTTTGTTTTTTCAATTCGGTTAACGTAGCAATTCCTGCAGCCATGGCGATAGGGTTACCGCTTAAGGTTCCTGCTTGATACATAGCACCCAAAGGAGCCACCATTTCCATAATTTCATTTCGTGCTCCATAAGCTCCTACCGGAAAACCACCACCAATTACCTTACCCAAACATGTAATATCAGCTTCGACACCTAATAATTCTTGGACTCCTCCAAATTTTGAACGGAAACCCGTCATTACTTCATCAGCAATCAGTAACGCATTTTTAGAGGCTAAATATTCTTTTAATTTAATTAAAAAATTATCTTGTGGTAACACCACACCCATATTCCCCGCAATAGGTTCAATAATTACACCGGCGATATCATCATGCTTTTCAAAATGTGCTTTAACACTATTTAAGTCATTATAATTAGCA from Aureibaculum sp. 2308TA14-22 includes:
- a CDS encoding DUF6973 domain-containing protein, which encodes MDKLEFIKLVNKGNAWSFILLFIRHPLNFIPTLLATYQTVKVSDQLYGKLHHKNNVTNAFRHALWNILIAKKCSRWRGNTRKAIRFAQKITDWHEEFSPNEPLEREMDSHNNHVGRKIFIQNDERETQQFIDVLIEKVADAKLVYSTEEIKKNSNNLVYIEKLDH
- the hemE gene encoding uroporphyrinogen decarboxylase, which produces MIKNDLFLRALKGETVDRPPVWMMRQAGRYLPEFIAIREKYDFFTRCRTPELASEITVQPIRRYGMDAAILFCDILVIPQAMNIEVEMKPNFGPYLPNPVRDQKGVDEVIVPDVNVELDYVYKAIKATKELLDNDIPLIGFAGSPWTILCYVVQGQGSKNFDKAKAFCFTQPLAAHQLLQKITDTTIAYLKAKVKAGVDVVQIFDSWGGMLSPTDYQEFSWQYINQIIEALKDDAPVIAFGKGCWFALHEMAKSNASALGVDWTITAKNARYLSGGRITLQGNFDPSRLLSPPATIKKMVHQMINEFGKDKYIVNLGHGILPNIPLDNAKAFIEAVKEYNS
- the hemL gene encoding glutamate-1-semialdehyde 2,1-aminomutase, encoding MNYKNSEKLYKKGQKHLVGGVNSPVRAFASVGGNPLFIKKAKGTKITDVDGNNYIDYVLSYGPIILGHRHKKVEKAIKKALKNGYTFGASTKNEIKLAKIVCNAFPGMDKVRFVNSGTEAVLSALRLARAYTGKDKIIKFSGCYHGHSDALLVAAGSGLATLSLPRSKGVPEGAVKNTLIANYNDLNSVKAHFEKHDDIAGVIIEPIAGNMGVVLPQDNFLIKLKEYLASKNALLIADEVMTGFRSKFGGVQELLGVEADITCLGKVIGGGFPVGAYGARNEIMEMVAPLGAMYQAGTLSGNPIAMAAGIATLTELKKQNPYQKFDEVAEKIENFLKEKAKKYDVDIEVNRFGSMINPFFKKGNVTNFEEAQQSDTKKFAVFFWEMVKNGIFLPPSQFEAWFLSSALSEKNLLKTEKAIDKAMESVANNFK